In a single window of the Necator americanus strain Aroian chromosome X, whole genome shotgun sequence genome:
- a CDS encoding hypothetical protein (NECATOR_CHRX.G21628.T2), translating to MCVCCRGNRAPPKVGSDESIEVVVGKAVTLSCDVANSGDDRTTTLWRLNNSETLPRNVQVPFDGQRVFLVDALPANAGIYTCIVRNSAGESRKNIHVTVLEPPEFIEKQFDQNVRVISGSPLSLACLVKGSPAPLLEWRKDGQTITENVFSDNGQRLTMDSQGMTTHRFTCLVSNKAGSIARDFFVQSVAPPTIKDAGDRTIVEVTEGQTAILQCPVVGGDVDITWRRQGRTIEASEGIFTVDKTRLMLVNAQKDHEDTFTCIAKNSAGEAARDFEVVVLVAPHIKGSLVEDVEVVEGFEMTLDCDYDASPEPVVQWTKDGDSLPRTAQLLNGDHTLAMSGVTRNSAGVFRCALSNKAGSAEKTFNVRVIQKPDLEGSDEITIVKVNITRPVTLECPIKDPIGVELSWSRHQLPAVNGVENVQILSGGRHLFIPFAQVNDEGTFTCTAKNAAGETSKTYKLEVQVPPTILNEGGEYTVIENNSLVLPCEVEGSPQPVIVWTKDGQPVNGLKSVRTLSEGQQFKISHAETSHRGSYACHAKNDVGSAEINFDVDIITRPAVLRGIKETVEVFEGGTAHFRCPIVEKNFKGHVGWLYDFKPIPTNNPRFSRGHGDRRLNVQNVTLSDEGAYSCRIKNDAGETRVDYKLVVLVPPSIIMLDKDKNRSVTEDSSITLSCPATGKPEPKITWQKDGEVLHPENISNVIRSAQMSGSEIKIARIKQHDSGRFTCEASNKAGTSEQDVLVNVLTPPRIEKDGIPSDIEEVAERTVTLSCPVHGKPTPAVTWLKAGRPLSQQQNVKTSANGQKLYFLSLSKDDAGRYTCVAKNPAGEDKRDFNVKLLEAPSFEGPNLVRRVQVNAGKPSILTCPATGSPLPAITWLRDGQTLLPSPRHVFLDGGRQLQISNSQLEDKARYTCIATNAVGSDDLETSLDVVSIPAILGDKHEKLEVIENFRQDLICDLKNTDSPVDIEWQKAGQTITQQTLRDDSYLQIPSSGRRLHILSARTTDTGRYTCIVRNAAGEARKTFDLKVLVPPSINELSSSESLQNVIPGSRLSLDCIVDGDPFPEISWTRDDVPIEDDELYKIINQKETVVITNVDGQNAGKYTCRASNKAGNVTRDFVVRLTGPPVIDQGAEQLDMIVGDTMSITCRIVSGTGNVTVSWIIDGKPVSNGVLSPTVEVLDRRVEVSNARLSDAGKYICVARNEAGEARKTFDLSVLEVPRFLDMTNVNPSIIIGRPLILDCSVSGTPKPIITWMKVLPPAHSKPTLHIGFWNKSITLYLRYAFWQRRFAGF from the exons CCTTGTCGATGCACTTCCTGCAAATGCTGGGATCTATACTTGTATTGTACGAAATTCTGCCGGTGAAAGTCGAAAGAACATTCATGTCACTGTCCTTG AACCACCGGAATTCATTGAAAAACAATTCGACCAGAATGTCCGAGTAATTAGTGGATCACCATTGAGCTTAGCTTGTCTTGTCAAAGGTTCCCCAGCTCCACTTCTGGAATGGAGAAAGGATGGTCAGACAATCACTGAAAATGTATTTAG TGACAATGGACAAAGATTGACAATGGATTCACAAGGAATGACAACACATCGCTTCACATGTCTTGTTTCTAACAAAGCTGGATCTATTGCAAGAGATTTCTTCGTGCAG AGTGTTGCCCCACCAACAATCAAAGATGCCGGTGATCGTACGATTGTTGAAGTAACCGAAGGACAAACGGCTATACTTCAATGTCCAGTAGTTGGTGGAGACGTGGATATTACTTGGAGGAGGCAAGGACGAACTATTGAG gCATCTGAGGGGATTTTCACTGTGGATAAAACTCGGCTGATGTTAGTGAATGCACAAAAAGATCATGAGGACACGTTCACTTGCATAGCAAAAAATAGTGCCGGTGAAGCGGCACGAGATTTTGAAGTTGTTGTGTTAG TTGCACCGCATATCAAAGGATCACTGGTAGAAGATGTGGAAGTAGTAGAAGGATTCGAGATGACTCTGGATTGTGACTATGATGCAAGTCCTGAACCAGTCGTACAATGGACCAAAGATGGTGATTCTCTTCCTAGAACGGCACAG CTACTGAACGGAGATCATACTTTGGCGATGAGCGGTGTAACACGTAACAGTGCAGGCGTGTTCCGTTGTGCATTATCCAATAAAGCTGGATCTGCTGAAAAAACGTTCAACGTTCGAGTAATCCAGAAACCCGATTTGGAGGGTAGTGATGAGATCACGATTGTGAAG GTGAACATAACTCGTCCTGTCACTCTGGAATGTCCTATTAAAGATCCAATCGGTGTCGAATTATCATGGTCCCGACATCAGCTACCTGCCGTTAATGGTGTGGAAAATGTACAG atccTATCCGGGGGACGTCATTTATTCATCCCATTCGCACAAGTGAACGATGAAGGAACGTTCACGTGTACGGCAAAAAACGCAGCTGGAGAAACGTCAAAAACTTATAAATTGGAGGTCCAAG TTCCACCAACAATTTTGAATGAAGGTGGAGAGTATACGGTAATTGAGAACAATTCGTTGGTACTTCCTTGCGAAGTGGAAGGTAGTCCTCAACCAGTGATCGTTTGGACAAAG GATGGACAACCTGTGAATGGTTTGAAATCAGTCAGAACACTTTCCGAAGGCCAACAATTCAAGATTAGCCACGCTGAAACCA gtcACCGAGGATCCTATGCGTGTCACGCTAAGAATGATGTGGGAAGTGCTGAAATTAATTTCGATGTGGATATTATAA ctcgTCCGGCTGTCCTACGTGGTATCAAGGAGACTGTAGAGGTATTCGAAGGTGGAACTGCACATTTCCGTTGCCCTatcgttgagaaaaactttaaAGGACATGTTGGATG GTTATACGATTTCAAGCCAATCCCGACAAATAATCCAAGATTTTCAAGAGGACATGGTGATAGGCGGCTTAATGTGcaaaa CGTTACGCTATCGGACGAAGGAGCATACAGCTGTCGAATAAAAAATGATGCAGGCGAAACACGCGTCGACTATAAACTCGTTGTTCTTGTACCACCAAGTATTATTATGTTggataaggataaaaacag ATCCGTTACTGAAGACAGTTCTATCACCTTATCCTGTCCAGCAACAGGAAAACCAGAACCGAAAATCACTTGGCAGAAGGATGGAGAAGTTCTTCATCCGGAAAACATCAGCAATGTTATCAGATCAGCACAAATGTCtggaagtgaaataaaaattgccaGGATTAAG CAACATGATTCTGGACGATTCACCTGTGAAGCTTCGAATAAAGCCGGAACATCCGAACAAGATGTGTTAGTGAATGTAttga CACCACCACGAATCGAAAAAGATGGAATTCCGTCGGATATTGAGGAGGTCGCTGAGCGTACTGTCACTCTTTCCTGTCCAGTTCACGGAAAACCAACTCCTGCTGTTACATGGCTCAAG GCTGGTCGTCCATTGAGCCAACAACAAAACGTTAAAACTTCTGCAAACGGACAGAAGCTTTACTTCCTTAGTTTGAGCAAGGACGATGCGGGAAG GTACACTTGTGTCGCAAAAAATCCTGCTGGCGAGGATAAACGTGATTTCAATGTGAAACTGCTAG aagCACCATCATTCGAAGGTCCAAATCTTGTACGTCGTGTACAGGTGAACGCTGGAAAACCTTCAATACTTACTTGTCCGGCAACTGGATCTCCTCTACCGGCGATTACTTG GCTTCGAGACGGACAAACATTGCTACCATCACCACGACATGTGTTCCTGGATGGCGGACGTCAACTACAAATCAGTAACTCACAGTTAGAAGACAAAGCCAG ATATACCTGCATTGCAACAAATGCTGTCGGCTCAGATGATTTGGAAACGAGTCTGGATGTGGTTTCAATACCGGCAATTCTTGGTGATAAACACGAGAAGCTTGAAGTGATCGAAAATTTCCGTCAGGATTTGATTTGTGAT TTAAAAAATACGGATTCACCTGTGGATATTGAATGGCAGAAAGCTGGTCAGACAATTACACAACAAACTCTACGAGATGATAGTTATTTGCAG ATCCCGTCATCTGGTCGACGATTGCACATTCTATCCGCCCGGACAACGGATACCGGAAG GTATACATGTATTGTTCGAAACGCTGCCGGTGAAGCACGAAAGACTTTCGATCTGAAAGTGCTTG TGCCACCATCCATCAATGAATTGAGCTCGTCGGAATCGCTGCAGAATGTCATTCCAGGATCTCGTTTAAGTCTTGACTGCATCGTTGACGGTGATCCATTTCCGGAG atcaGTTGGACACGTGACGATGTTCCTATTGAAGATGAtgaattatataaaataataaatcagaaagaaaCAGTTGTTATCACGAATGTTGATGGGCAGAATGCTGGCAAGTATACTTGTCGTGCAAGTAATAAAGCAGGAAATGTTACCAGAGATTTTGTCGTACGACTAACAG GACCACCGGTGATTGATCAAGGTGCTGAACAATTGGATATGATTGTTGGTGATACGATGAGTATCACATGTCGTATAGTTTCCGGAACAGGAAATGTCACCGTTTCATGGATAATTGATGGGAAACCAGTATCGAACGGTGTGCTTAGTCCTACGGTCGAG GTTCTGGATCGTCGTGTTGAAGTGAGTAATGCACGTTTAAGTGATGCTGGGAAATATATCTGTGTAGCTCGTAATGAAGCTGGTGAAGCACGTAAAACATTTGATCTATCCGTATTAG AAGTACCACGTTTCTTGGATATGACAAATGTGAATCCGTCAATTATTATCGGACGTCCATTAATACTTGACTGCTCCGTATCAGGCACACCAAAGCCGATAATCACATGGATGAAG GTTTTACCACCGGCACATTCTAAACCTACCCTCCATATAGGTTTCTGGAATAAATCCATCACTTTATATTTACGATATGCATTTTGGCAACGTCGATTTGCTggtttctga